The following proteins are co-located in the Deinococcus metallilatus genome:
- a CDS encoding pseudouridine synthase, with amino-acid sequence MTGSRGPDGGERLQKRLARAGVASRRAAEELITAGRVTVNGEVATLGRTVTPADEVRVDGTLIETAGLESVTFLLYKPAGYVTTARDEYGRRNVLSAMPSIPGLHPVGRLDRDSEGLLLLTTDGQLTLTLTHPRYGHEKAYRAWTAGDEVPTEAELRRLEEGVELEDGPARALSARPAQGGAFVTLGEGRNRQVRRMLDAIGHPVTRLLRYRVGGLWLGDLAPGEYRELSSRDLHDLLNPAQVPRHVWERAEREMLARWG; translated from the coding sequence GTGACGGGCAGCCGTGGGCCGGATGGGGGAGAGCGGCTCCAGAAGCGCCTCGCCCGCGCCGGGGTCGCCTCGCGCCGCGCTGCCGAGGAGCTGATCACCGCGGGCCGCGTGACCGTGAACGGCGAGGTCGCCACGCTCGGCCGCACCGTCACGCCTGCTGATGAGGTGCGGGTGGACGGCACCCTGATCGAGACGGCGGGGCTGGAAAGTGTCACCTTCCTGCTGTACAAACCCGCCGGATACGTCACCACCGCGCGCGACGAGTACGGCCGCCGCAACGTGCTGTCCGCCATGCCGTCCATCCCCGGCCTGCATCCGGTCGGGCGGCTGGACAGGGATTCGGAAGGGCTGCTCCTGCTCACCACCGACGGCCAGCTCACCCTCACGCTGACGCATCCCCGCTACGGCCACGAGAAGGCCTACCGGGCCTGGACGGCGGGCGACGAGGTCCCCACCGAAGCCGAACTGCGGCGGCTGGAAGAAGGCGTCGAACTGGAGGACGGCCCCGCCCGCGCCCTGAGCGCCCGCCCGGCGCAGGGCGGCGCCTTCGTCACGCTGGGCGAGGGCCGTAACCGCCAGGTGCGCCGGATGCTGGACGCCATCGGGCACCCCGTCACCCGGTTGCTGCGTTACCGCGTCGGCGGCCTGTGGCTGGGCGACCTCGCCCCCGGCGAGTACCGCGAACTCTCGTCCCGCGACCTGCACGACCTGCTGAACCCCGCCCAGGTGCCCCGCCACGTCTGGGAGCGGGCCGAGCGGGAGATGCTGGCGCGGTGGGGGTGA
- a CDS encoding DUF423 domain-containing protein encodes MRNTNAITAGAVLAALAVALGAFGAHALKTRLDPAMLANFETGVRYQMYAALALLVLGTQATQRRAPALLLAGAVIFSGTLYILALSSARWLGAITPIGGVLLIAGFVVAALDARRS; translated from the coding sequence ATGCGGAACACGAATGCCATCACGGCCGGGGCAGTCCTGGCGGCGCTTGCGGTCGCCCTCGGTGCCTTCGGCGCCCATGCCCTCAAGACCCGGCTCGACCCCGCCATGCTCGCCAACTTCGAAACCGGCGTGCGTTATCAGATGTACGCGGCGCTGGCGCTGCTCGTGCTGGGCACCCAGGCCACGCAGCGCCGCGCCCCGGCGCTCCTGCTGGCGGGCGCGGTCATCTTCAGCGGCACCCTCTACATCCTGGCGCTGAGCAGCGCGCGTTGGCTGGGCGCGATCACGCCCATCGGTGGGGTGCTGCTGATCGCGGGCTTCGTGGTGGCGGCGCTGGACGCGCGGAGGTCGTAG
- the mraZ gene encoding division/cell wall cluster transcriptional repressor MraZ, with protein sequence MPFGEYPYTIDDKGRVVIPPAFREFVEDGMILTRGMEGCLYVFPLASWRRVEEQLEGLPLTDAESRAFVRFFYSGANKARLDNQSRVSVPQTLRAFADLDSDVIVAGAPGRLELWNPARWEAAIQAVQNDPPKPDLLANFVA encoded by the coding sequence TTGCCGTTCGGAGAGTATCCCTACACCATCGACGACAAGGGCCGTGTGGTCATTCCACCCGCCTTTCGGGAATTTGTCGAGGACGGGATGATTCTCACGCGCGGCATGGAGGGCTGCCTGTACGTTTTTCCGCTCGCCAGTTGGCGGCGCGTGGAGGAGCAACTGGAGGGCCTGCCGCTCACGGACGCGGAGTCCCGGGCGTTCGTGCGCTTCTTCTATTCCGGTGCGAACAAGGCGCGGCTCGACAACCAGAGCCGGGTTTCGGTGCCGCAGACGCTGCGGGCCTTTGCGGACCTGGACAGCGACGTGATCGTGGCGGGCGCACCCGGACGGCTGGAACTGTGGAACCCGGCACGCTGGGAGGCGGCCATCCAGGCCGTGCAGAACGACCCGCCGAAACCCGACCTTCTGGCCAACTTCGTGGCGTGA
- the rsmH gene encoding 16S rRNA (cytosine(1402)-N(4))-methyltransferase RsmH: MNPASDLPPSDSLSHTPVLAAEVLEALAPGPGRVIVDGTLGGAGHTRLLLAAGATVYGIDQDPYALNRAREAHLPHLTVLEGNYRDMRELLAGASVTRVDGVLLDIGVSSFQLDDAGRGFSYHSDAPLDMRMSQSGESAADVVNTYAEEDLAALIYEYGEERHSRRIARAIGQAREKAPIESTVQLAEIIKRAYPGFSRGIHPARRTFQALRVHVNDELGALRDGLQAAEALLAPGGRLAVISFHSLEDRIVKRFLRGSTALRPLTKRPVEAGEAEQASNPRARSAKLRAAEKLSPEQGTPEVTP, from the coding sequence ATGAATCCTGCTTCCGATCTTCCCCCCTCTGACTCCCTTTCCCACACCCCGGTGCTGGCCGCCGAGGTGCTGGAGGCGCTCGCGCCTGGACCCGGGCGCGTGATCGTCGACGGCACGCTGGGCGGCGCCGGGCACACCCGGCTGCTGCTGGCGGCGGGCGCGACCGTCTACGGCATCGACCAGGACCCCTACGCCCTGAACCGCGCCCGTGAGGCGCACCTTCCCCACCTGACCGTGCTGGAGGGCAACTACCGCGATATGCGGGAGCTGCTCGCCGGGGCCAGCGTCACGCGGGTGGACGGCGTGCTGCTCGACATCGGCGTGAGCAGTTTTCAGCTCGACGACGCGGGGCGCGGGTTTTCCTACCACTCGGACGCGCCGCTCGACATGCGGATGAGCCAGTCCGGCGAGAGTGCCGCCGACGTGGTGAACACCTATGCCGAGGAGGACCTCGCGGCCCTGATCTACGAGTACGGCGAGGAGCGCCACTCGCGCCGCATCGCCCGGGCCATCGGGCAGGCGCGCGAGAAAGCGCCCATCGAGAGCACCGTGCAGCTCGCGGAGATCATCAAGCGGGCGTATCCCGGCTTCTCCCGGGGCATTCACCCGGCCCGCCGGACCTTCCAGGCCCTGCGCGTGCACGTCAATGACGAGCTGGGCGCCCTGCGGGATGGCCTCCAGGCCGCCGAGGCGCTGCTCGCCCCCGGTGGTCGCCTGGCCGTGATCTCCTTTCACTCCCTCGAAGACCGCATCGTGAAGCGTTTCCTGCGTGGCAGCACCGCGCTCAGGCCCCTGACCAAGCGGCCGGTAGAGGCGGGCGAGGCCGAGCAGGCCAGCAACCCCCGTGCACGCAGCGCCAAACTGCGCGCCGCCGAGAAGCTGTCCCCCGAGCAGGGAACCCCCGAGGTGACCCCGTGA
- a CDS encoding peptidoglycan D,D-transpeptidase FtsI family protein produces MEVKIHHRSRLMQVIALLLFLTLVWAYAQLEWGVPQGVKRTVVQARGSIVAADGTVLARSVNGKRVYPQGQLAGQVLGMMGATDGLEGLEYAYNHALEGGKNLKLTLDPGVQAAAEAALAKAVPKHLGEYGSVVVLETRTGRILAAASYPPFDPNNWRTYSPETRRNRPFLDVFEPGSTIKGLVVAAALNEGLTTPETVYSTPMRRYVGGRWGSTIGDAVPHPGSLTTQMVLRYSSNVGMSHIVEHFAPERMRGYLSQYGFGTDVAIPTVMAATGRLQPLRQWDDLVRATNAFGQGMSSTTLQLAAAYNSLANDGLYVSPRLVEGEPAGERRDVLRPETARTTRRMLQFVIEEGIPHQAGIKGYALAGKTGTAQVAGEHGYASNLYDSVFAGFFPADAPRITVAVMVHGAKIEYHGSQLAAPIYREVASEILSRWAAAPREEEQPQEKK; encoded by the coding sequence ATGGAAGTGAAGATTCATCACCGTTCCCGCCTGATGCAGGTGATCGCCCTGCTCCTGTTCCTGACGCTGGTGTGGGCCTACGCGCAACTGGAGTGGGGGGTGCCCCAGGGCGTGAAGCGCACGGTGGTGCAGGCGCGCGGCAGCATCGTCGCCGCTGACGGGACGGTGCTGGCGCGCAGCGTGAACGGCAAGCGGGTGTATCCCCAGGGGCAACTGGCCGGGCAGGTGCTCGGCATGATGGGGGCGACCGACGGTCTGGAAGGCCTGGAGTACGCCTACAACCACGCGCTGGAGGGCGGCAAGAACCTGAAGCTCACCCTCGACCCGGGTGTGCAGGCCGCCGCCGAGGCCGCGCTGGCCAAGGCCGTCCCGAAGCACCTGGGCGAGTACGGCTCGGTGGTCGTGCTCGAAACGCGCACCGGCCGCATCCTGGCGGCGGCCAGCTACCCGCCCTTCGACCCCAACAACTGGCGGACCTACAGCCCCGAGACGCGGCGCAACCGGCCCTTTCTGGACGTGTTCGAGCCGGGTTCGACCATCAAGGGCCTGGTCGTGGCCGCCGCGCTCAACGAGGGGCTGACCACCCCTGAGACGGTCTACAGCACGCCGATGCGCCGCTACGTGGGCGGGCGCTGGGGCAGCACCATCGGGGACGCCGTGCCGCACCCCGGCAGCCTCACCACCCAGATGGTGCTGCGCTACAGCAGCAACGTGGGGATGAGTCACATCGTGGAGCACTTCGCCCCCGAGCGGATGCGCGGTTACCTCAGCCAATACGGCTTCGGCACCGACGTGGCCATCCCGACCGTCATGGCCGCCACCGGCCGCCTGCAACCCCTGCGCCAGTGGGACGATCTGGTGCGCGCCACCAACGCCTTCGGGCAGGGCATGAGCAGCACCACCCTGCAACTGGCGGCGGCCTACAACAGCCTGGCGAACGACGGCCTGTACGTGTCCCCCCGGCTGGTGGAGGGGGAACCGGCGGGCGAGCGGCGCGATGTCCTGCGCCCCGAAACCGCCCGCACCACCCGCCGGATGCTCCAGTTCGTGATCGAGGAGGGTATTCCCCATCAGGCCGGAATCAAGGGCTACGCCCTGGCAGGCAAGACCGGCACCGCCCAGGTGGCGGGGGAACACGGCTACGCCAGCAACCTCTATGACAGCGTCTTCGCTGGCTTCTTCCCGGCCGATGCCCCGCGCATCACGGTCGCCGTGATGGTCCACGGAGCCAAGATCGAGTACCACGGCTCGCAACTCGCCGCCCCGATTTACCGCGAGGTGGCCTCCGAAATCCTCTCCCGCTGGGCCGCCGCTCCCCGCGAGGAAGAGCAGCCCCAGGAGAAAAAATAA
- a CDS encoding 3D domain-containing protein, producing MPYSFNRWMSVILLSALGTAAATPALPAPSLVAQAVRDALTPPAPAVPTSTTPAAAQPATSPAASATPAPAAVQQADRSGQTQAARAAQARALTVQLAQEDLARSTTRTGRSAVVRATAYNSTPGQTDATPFITATGTRVRSGVVALSRDMLRLFPYGSKIMIEDLSGRYNNLFRGRVFTVEDTMAARKTGSLDVWMSTRSQAIQFGARQVRITAVR from the coding sequence ATGCCCTATTCGTTCAACCGCTGGATGAGTGTCATCCTGCTGTCTGCCCTCGGGACCGCCGCCGCGACCCCCGCGCTGCCCGCCCCCAGTCTCGTCGCCCAGGCGGTTCGTGACGCCCTGACACCCCCGGCGCCTGCCGTCCCCACGAGCACAACCCCAGCGGCCGCCCAGCCTGCAACTTCACCGGCCGCGTCCGCCACTCCGGCCCCTGCCGCGGTGCAGCAGGCGGACCGGAGCGGCCAGACCCAGGCAGCGCGTGCGGCGCAGGCCCGGGCACTCACCGTGCAGCTCGCCCAGGAGGATCTGGCCCGGAGCACCACCCGGACGGGCCGCAGCGCCGTCGTGCGCGCCACCGCCTACAACAGCACGCCGGGTCAGACGGACGCCACGCCCTTCATTACGGCGACCGGCACGCGCGTCCGTAGCGGCGTGGTCGCCCTGAGCCGCGACATGCTGCGGCTGTTCCCCTATGGCTCGAAGATCATGATCGAGGACCTCAGCGGCCGGTACAACAATCTGTTCAGGGGCCGCGTCTTCACGGTGGAAGACACGATGGCGGCGCGCAAGACCGGCAGCCTGGACGTCTGGATGTCCACCCGCAGCCAGGCCATCCAGTTCGGCGCGCGGCAGGTCCGCATCACCGCCGTCCGCTGA
- a CDS encoding ABC transporter permease, with product MASPSPDLAWTLARAHLSRRRTQNLLTILGIAVGVMVLIAALSLTNGFTRALVDATLRASPHLSLVAFTPTPRDPALEAEMRADPHVLAFVPFLGDKGLLTRPARQGQGAGVDFATLFGVTPGAATVLQLAPQEAALLRTLGQNEVLLGAALARNVGAFTGDEVRLLNSGQRRVVLRVKGVFNTGNYLIDSGYAFTSLGTLQALQGTGNISGYQLRLRDPDAAPQVGNDLTRTRAYTALPWQSLYGTLLDQLALQKRVIAFVVFLIVIVAAFGIANVLTLAVFEKTQEIAILRAIGATRGVITRTFLIEGALLGLGGLLLGNLLGLGISAYFTVRPFQLPGDLYFITALPVEVRWTDLLWVNAVGLGTTLLAALIPARRAANVEPARIIR from the coding sequence GTGGCCTCTCCTTCCCCCGATCTCGCCTGGACGCTCGCCCGCGCCCACCTGTCCCGTAGGCGGACCCAGAACCTCCTGACGATCCTGGGGATCGCGGTGGGCGTCATGGTCCTGATCGCCGCGCTGAGCCTGACGAACGGCTTCACGCGGGCGCTGGTGGACGCGACGCTGCGCGCCAGCCCGCACCTGAGCCTGGTGGCCTTCACGCCTACCCCGCGCGACCCGGCGCTGGAAGCCGAGATGCGGGCCGACCCGCACGTGCTCGCCTTCGTGCCCTTCCTGGGAGACAAGGGCCTGTTGACCCGCCCGGCGAGGCAGGGGCAGGGGGCGGGGGTGGACTTCGCCACCCTGTTCGGCGTGACGCCGGGGGCGGCGACCGTCCTGCAACTCGCCCCCCAGGAAGCCGCGCTGCTGCGGACCCTGGGCCAGAACGAGGTGCTGCTGGGTGCGGCGCTGGCCCGCAACGTCGGGGCCTTTACCGGCGACGAGGTCCGGCTGCTGAACAGTGGGCAGCGCCGCGTGGTCCTGCGCGTGAAGGGGGTTTTCAACACCGGGAACTACCTGATCGACTCCGGCTACGCCTTTACCAGCCTGGGAACCCTCCAGGCGCTCCAGGGGACCGGGAATATCAGCGGCTATCAGCTCCGGCTGCGTGACCCGGACGCCGCGCCGCAGGTGGGGAACGACCTCACCCGCACCCGCGCCTACACCGCGCTGCCCTGGCAGAGCCTCTACGGCACGCTGCTCGACCAGCTCGCCCTCCAGAAGCGCGTGATCGCCTTCGTGGTGTTCCTGATCGTGATCGTCGCGGCCTTCGGGATCGCCAACGTGCTGACGCTCGCCGTGTTCGAGAAGACGCAGGAAATCGCCATCCTGCGGGCCATCGGCGCCACGCGCGGGGTGATCACGCGGACCTTTCTGATCGAGGGGGCGCTGCTGGGGCTGGGGGGCCTGCTGCTGGGCAACCTGCTGGGCCTGGGCATCAGCGCGTATTTCACGGTGCGGCCCTTCCAGCTCCCGGGCGACCTGTACTTCATCACGGCCCTGCCGGTCGAGGTGCGCTGGACCGATCTGCTGTGGGTCAACGCCGTGGGCCTGGGAACCACGCTGCTCGCCGCCCTGATTCCGGCCCGCCGGGCGGCGAACGTGGAACCCGCCAGGATCATCCGCTGA
- a CDS encoding PEGA domain-containing protein yields the protein MKKLLMIPAAMLLGTAAAAPKISAQSIIVNPTQPDLSVSVRVDQDPSGNGNPTYRVGENIRISTTVNRDAYVYLFNVDATGEVTQILPNRLSDSNFVKANTTTTFPAPGDNFTFTVGTDIGLNKVLALASLTPLNLDQISSFKTQQDQFATVTARGQQQLAQALSIVVNPIPQNSWVSDTAFFTVVGRTPVQTGSLFVGTNVPNATVILNGQRLGSANTTFSNIAPGTYPVRVQAPGFRDYTTTISVRAGATTNLNVEFAQAVTPAPVMSNQYTLAIRSPLNGARVFVDGQEIGTIRGGSLNVEVNRGSHEVVLIAPGYRTFVNTYNVQRDAQITISPAR from the coding sequence ATGAAAAAGCTTCTGATGATTCCCGCCGCGATGCTCCTGGGCACCGCCGCCGCGGCCCCCAAGATCAGCGCCCAGAGCATCATCGTGAACCCCACGCAGCCCGACCTGAGCGTCAGCGTGCGGGTGGACCAGGACCCCAGCGGCAACGGCAACCCCACCTACCGCGTGGGTGAGAACATCCGCATCAGCACCACCGTGAACCGCGACGCCTACGTGTACCTGTTCAACGTGGACGCGACCGGCGAGGTCACCCAGATCCTCCCCAACCGCCTGAGCGACAGCAACTTCGTCAAGGCGAACACCACCACCACCTTCCCCGCCCCCGGCGACAACTTCACCTTCACGGTCGGGACGGATATCGGCCTGAACAAGGTGCTGGCGCTCGCCAGCCTGACGCCGCTGAACCTCGACCAGATCAGCTCCTTCAAGACGCAGCAGGACCAGTTCGCCACCGTGACGGCGCGCGGCCAGCAGCAGCTCGCGCAGGCGCTTAGCATCGTCGTGAACCCCATTCCGCAGAACAGCTGGGTGTCGGACACCGCCTTCTTCACGGTGGTCGGCCGGACCCCCGTCCAGACCGGCAGCCTGTTCGTGGGCACCAACGTCCCCAACGCGACCGTGATCCTGAACGGCCAGCGTCTGGGGAGCGCGAACACCACCTTCAGCAACATCGCCCCCGGCACCTACCCGGTGCGGGTGCAGGCCCCCGGCTTCCGCGACTACACCACGACCATCTCGGTCCGCGCCGGTGCCACCACCAACCTGAACGTCGAATTCGCGCAGGCGGTCACGCCCGCCCCGGTGATGAGCAACCAGTACACGCTCGCCATCCGCAGCCCGCTGAACGGCGCCCGCGTGTTCGTGGACGGCCAGGAGATCGGCACTATCCGCGGCGGCAGCCTGAACGTCGAAGTGAACCGTGGCAGCCACGAGGTCGTGCTGATCGCGCCCGGCTACCGCACCTTCGTGAACACCTACAACGTCCAGCGCGACGCCCAGATCACCATCAGCCCCGCCCGCTGA
- a CDS encoding NUDIX hydrolase, translating to MPRGEPDPLDAALDDPWAVWLGSRARTPLHLPEYRRAAVLVALTREPDPRVLLTVRSADLPTHRGQISFPGGSLEPFETPVQGALREAEEEVGLDPRSVTVLGELDDVFTPVGFHVTPVLARVPAEPRLTLTAEVAQIITPTLGELRALPVIRETRILPDGQRAPLYRYPWRGHDIWGMTAKVLHDLLQQGP from the coding sequence ATGCCCCGTGGAGAACCGGACCCGCTCGACGCCGCGCTGGACGATCCCTGGGCGGTCTGGCTGGGGAGCCGCGCCCGCACGCCGCTGCATCTGCCCGAGTACCGCCGGGCCGCCGTCCTGGTCGCCCTGACCCGCGAGCCCGACCCGCGCGTGCTGCTGACCGTCCGCTCGGCGGACCTCCCCACCCACCGGGGGCAGATCAGCTTTCCGGGGGGCAGCCTCGAACCCTTTGAAACGCCCGTGCAGGGCGCCCTGCGCGAGGCCGAGGAGGAGGTGGGCCTCGACCCCCGTTCGGTCACGGTGCTGGGCGAACTCGACGACGTGTTCACGCCGGTCGGCTTCCACGTCACGCCGGTCCTGGCGCGTGTGCCCGCCGAGCCCCGCTTGACCCTCACGGCCGAGGTCGCGCAGATCATCACGCCGACGCTGGGCGAGTTGCGCGCCCTGCCGGTCATCCGCGAAACCCGTATCCTGCCGGACGGCCAGCGCGCGCCGCTGTACCGCTATCCCTGGCGCGGGCACGACATCTGGGGCATGACGGCCAAGGTGCTGCACGACCTGCTCCAGCAGGGCCCGTAA
- a CDS encoding MazG family protein — MQDLLETLRRLRAPDGCPWDREQTHESLRPYLLEEAAEAVDAVSEGSAALAGELGDVLLQVAFHSVIAEEAGTFDYADVERGIVEKLVRRHPHVFGEVQVADAGEVVANWEAIKTAERGGRPRSAADRVPAALGALAREAQAQKLAGREKTGRAGVEAVLRDAPETAEGVAEVLAAVVAWARACGVDAEMALRERTHAALAALPDPEAGA, encoded by the coding sequence ATGCAAGACCTGCTTGAGACGTTGCGCCGCCTGCGTGCCCCCGACGGTTGCCCCTGGGACCGGGAGCAGACCCACGAGTCGCTGCGCCCCTACCTGCTGGAAGAAGCCGCCGAGGCGGTGGACGCCGTCAGCGAGGGCAGCGCGGCGCTGGCGGGCGAGCTGGGCGACGTGCTGCTGCAAGTCGCCTTTCATTCCGTGATCGCGGAGGAGGCGGGCACCTTCGACTACGCGGACGTGGAGCGCGGCATCGTGGAGAAGCTGGTGCGGCGGCATCCGCACGTGTTTGGGGAAGTCCAGGTCGCGGACGCGGGCGAGGTGGTGGCGAACTGGGAAGCCATCAAGACTGCCGAACGCGGAGGCCGCCCCCGCAGCGCCGCCGACCGGGTACCCGCCGCGTTGGGGGCCCTGGCCCGCGAAGCCCAGGCGCAAAAGCTGGCGGGGCGGGAGAAGACCGGCCGGGCGGGCGTGGAGGCGGTCCTCCGCGACGCGCCGGAGACGGCGGAGGGGGTCGCGGAGGTCCTGGCGGCGGTGGTCGCCTGGGCGCGGGCCTGCGGTGTGGACGCCGAGATGGCCCTGCGGGAGCGCACCCACGCAGCCCTCGCGGCCCTGCCCGACCCGGAGGCGGGGGCGTGA
- a CDS encoding SDR family oxidoreductase, which translates to MTQDAQNRNSAPMKSAFVTGASKGIGFAVAQALAGAGYAVTLTSRHQDEVEAAARQIGQGARGVQCDVRDPRALQQAVDAHVAAFGGLDVLFVNAGLGRFANVTDLTIEQWQEVIDTNLSGAFYTVKAALPALKRRGGYIFTLSSLAGKNPFAGGAAYNASKFGLNGLSEVLMLDLRQHGIKVTQIMPGSVATHFNGHTPGQGDEWKIQPEDIARLTLDLLAMPERTLPSRIEVRPSKPPQK; encoded by the coding sequence ATGACGCAGGATGCCCAGAACCGCAACAGCGCCCCTATGAAGAGTGCCTTCGTGACCGGCGCCAGCAAGGGCATCGGCTTCGCGGTGGCGCAGGCCCTCGCCGGGGCCGGATACGCCGTCACCCTCACCAGCCGCCATCAGGACGAGGTGGAGGCCGCCGCCCGGCAGATCGGCCAGGGTGCACGCGGCGTTCAGTGCGACGTGCGTGACCCACGAGCACTTCAGCAGGCGGTGGACGCGCATGTGGCGGCCTTCGGCGGGCTGGACGTGCTGTTCGTCAATGCGGGCCTGGGCCGCTTCGCCAACGTCACGGACCTGACCATCGAGCAGTGGCAGGAGGTGATCGACACCAACCTGAGCGGCGCCTTCTACACGGTCAAGGCGGCGCTCCCCGCCCTCAAGCGCCGGGGCGGCTACATCTTCACGCTGTCGAGCCTGGCGGGGAAGAACCCCTTCGCGGGCGGCGCGGCCTACAACGCCAGCAAGTTCGGCCTGAACGGCCTCTCGGAAGTGCTGATGCTCGACCTGCGCCAGCACGGGATCAAGGTCACGCAGATCATGCCCGGCAGCGTCGCCACGCACTTTAACGGCCACACGCCCGGCCAGGGCGACGAGTGGAAAATCCAGCCGGAGGACATCGCGCGGCTCACCCTCGACCTGCTCGCCATGCCCGAGCGCACGCTGCCCAGCCGCATCGAGGTCCGGCCCAGCAAGCCGCCGCAGAAGTAG
- the smpB gene encoding SsrA-binding protein SmpB, which yields MRRVYTNRRAHHEYELLERFEAGISLTGSEVKSVRAGGVDFRDAFARLTNGNIELEGLYIPTYTEATYNNHEPRRTRRLLLHREEIGKLRRALEQKGLTLVPTRLYQKGRVFKVELALARGKKLHDKRRAEAEKTLRRELREL from the coding sequence ATGCGCCGCGTGTACACGAACCGCCGCGCCCACCACGAATATGAGCTTTTGGAGCGCTTCGAGGCGGGGATCAGTCTGACGGGCAGCGAGGTCAAGAGCGTCCGGGCAGGCGGCGTGGACTTCCGGGACGCCTTCGCGCGTCTGACGAACGGCAATATCGAGCTGGAGGGCCTCTACATTCCGACCTACACCGAAGCGACCTACAACAACCACGAGCCGCGCCGGACGCGCCGCCTGCTGCTGCACCGCGAGGAGATCGGCAAGCTCAGGCGCGCGCTGGAGCAAAAGGGCCTGACGCTGGTGCCCACCAGGCTCTACCAGAAGGGCCGGGTTTTCAAGGTGGAACTCGCCCTGGCGCGCGGTAAGAAGCTGCACGACAAGCGCCGCGCCGAAGCCGAGAAGACCCTGCGCCGGGAGCTGCGCGAGCTATGA
- a CDS encoding N-acetylmuramoyl-L-alanine amidase family protein, translating to MRLRSSKPLLLSAALLCAGLAGAQIAFTKLNLAGQQVQSINLYGAEYASETVLGRVLKVTRDNGIARVEGFGHTLLLPIDEDQQRATTDFNTVQLDTDRVTARTATLVNGNLYLPLDTLARGLGATYAAGDFRLVPATLQGVSSRAGKDSDRLVLDLSRDVPVSDELRGTTVTVTLKGLQGEARRYTTRGAFVPLAEVSRSGDDLKLSFTLPPNSGYRVYRVVRPGGARLVVDVGPGVPYTSPALLERISRPLIVLDPARVNGLGRDVTLEVARRAAELLNKAGWQVKLTRDAQTALGLNQKLALARRSDVYLALDLGRFPGTQRGGVTVYEPTGRASAQIVNAVRGGAQAPYIDLAVGDGGGTRRLSELLRGELRGGGITAKSENVTRTLTLGEAPQAALLLELGWAGNAEDRAKLGVDDRLQAMSVAVARSVATYLTARVANAGRAAPGANGAGQ from the coding sequence ATGAGGCTGCGTTCTTCCAAACCGCTGCTGCTGTCGGCGGCGCTGCTGTGTGCCGGGCTGGCGGGGGCGCAGATCGCCTTTACCAAGCTGAACCTGGCCGGGCAGCAGGTGCAGAGCATCAACCTGTACGGGGCGGAGTACGCGAGTGAAACGGTGCTGGGCCGCGTGCTGAAGGTGACCCGCGATAACGGCATCGCGCGGGTGGAGGGCTTCGGCCACACGCTGCTGCTGCCCATCGACGAGGACCAGCAGCGGGCCACGACCGACTTCAACACCGTGCAGCTCGACACCGACCGGGTCACCGCGCGGACCGCGACCCTGGTGAACGGGAACCTCTACCTGCCGCTCGACACGCTGGCGCGCGGTCTGGGGGCAACCTACGCGGCGGGCGACTTCCGGTTGGTCCCGGCCACACTCCAGGGCGTCAGCAGCCGCGCGGGCAAGGACAGTGACCGCCTGGTGCTGGATCTCAGCCGCGACGTGCCCGTGAGTGATGAACTGCGTGGCACCACGGTGACGGTGACCCTGAAGGGCCTCCAGGGCGAGGCGCGGCGCTACACGACCCGGGGCGCCTTCGTGCCGCTCGCGGAGGTGAGCCGCAGCGGCGACGACCTGAAGCTCAGTTTCACCCTGCCGCCCAACAGCGGCTACCGGGTCTACCGGGTGGTGCGGCCCGGCGGCGCGCGGCTGGTGGTGGACGTGGGGCCGGGCGTGCCCTACACCAGCCCGGCGCTGCTGGAGCGCATCTCGCGGCCGCTGATCGTGCTGGACCCGGCGCGCGTGAATGGCCTGGGCCGCGACGTGACGCTCGAAGTGGCCCGCCGCGCCGCCGAACTGCTGAACAAGGCCGGGTGGCAGGTCAAACTCACCCGCGACGCGCAGACCGCGCTGGGCCTCAACCAGAAGCTGGCCCTGGCCCGGCGCAGCGACGTGTACCTGGCGCTGGACCTGGGCCGCTTTCCCGGCACCCAGCGCGGCGGCGTCACGGTGTACGAGCCGACCGGGCGCGCCAGCGCGCAGATCGTGAACGCGGTGCGGGGCGGCGCCCAGGCCCCCTATATCGACCTCGCGGTGGGGGACGGGGGGGGGACCCGCCGCCTCAGCGAACTGCTGCGCGGCGAACTGCGCGGCGGGGGCATCACCGCCAAGAGCGAGAACGTCACCCGCACCCTGACGCTGGGGGAGGCGCCGCAGGCCGCGCTGCTGCTGGAACTCGGCTGGGCGGGCAATGCCGAGGACCGCGCCAAGCTCGGCGTGGATGACCGCCTCCAGGCGATGTCGGTGGCGGTGGCCCGCTCGGTCGCCACCTACCTGACCGCCCGCGTCGCCAATGCCGGGCGTGCCGCTCCCGGCGCGAACGGAGCGGGCCAGTGA